A stretch of the Streptococcus oralis genome encodes the following:
- a CDS encoding beta-ketoacyl-ACP synthase III, translated as MAFAKISQVAHYVPEQVVTNHDLAQIMDTSDEWISSRTGIKQRHISKSESTSDLATEVAKSLLAKGSLTADQIDFIIVATITPDSMMPSTAARVQANIRAHRAFAFDLTAACSGFVFALSTAEKFLSSGQFKKGIVIGAETLSKAVDWLDRSTAVLFGDGAGGVLLEASEIRHFLVESLYTDGSRSECLTYGQTALASPFSDQEAVPAFLKMDGRAVFDFANRDVARSIKETIENGPIAASELDYLLLHQANIRILDKMAKKIGVDRDKLPANMMEYGNTSAASIPILLSECVENGMIRLDGSQTILLSGFGGGLTWGTLILTI; from the coding sequence ATGGCTTTTGCAAAAATAAGCCAGGTTGCTCATTATGTTCCAGAGCAAGTGGTCACTAATCATGACTTAGCCCAAATCATGGACACAAGCGATGAGTGGATTTCAAGTCGGACAGGAATTAAACAGAGACATATCTCAAAATCAGAGTCTACAAGTGACTTGGCAACAGAAGTTGCTAAGAGCTTGCTGGCTAAAGGGAGCTTAACAGCGGATCAGATTGATTTTATCATTGTAGCGACGATTACCCCAGACTCGATGATGCCTTCCACAGCAGCTCGAGTTCAGGCAAATATCAGAGCGCATAGAGCTTTCGCCTTTGATTTGACAGCAGCTTGCAGTGGCTTTGTATTCGCTCTCTCGACTGCAGAAAAGTTTTTAAGTTCTGGACAGTTCAAAAAAGGGATTGTTATCGGGGCTGAGACCTTATCTAAGGCAGTTGATTGGTTAGATCGTTCGACAGCTGTTCTCTTTGGGGATGGTGCTGGTGGGGTTCTCTTGGAAGCGAGCGAAATACGTCACTTCCTTGTGGAAAGTCTCTATACAGATGGATCTCGGAGCGAGTGTTTGACCTATGGTCAAACGGCTTTGGCTTCTCCTTTCTCAGATCAAGAAGCAGTTCCTGCTTTTTTGAAGATGGATGGACGAGCAGTTTTTGATTTTGCAAATCGTGATGTTGCTAGATCAATCAAAGAAACCATTGAAAATGGTCCAATCGCAGCATCGGAATTGGATTATCTCTTGCTTCATCAGGCAAATATCCGCATTTTGGATAAGATGGCTAAGAAGATTGGCGTAGACCGAGACAAACTTCCTGCCAATATGATGGAGTATGGAAATACCAGTGCAGCAAGTATCCCGATTTTGCTCTCAGAGTGTGTGGAGAATGGCATGATTCGTTTAGATGGTAGCCAGACGATTCTCCTATCAGGCTTCGGTGGAGGTTTGACATGGGGCACACTCATTCTTACAATCTAG
- a CDS encoding MarR family winged helix-turn-helix transcriptional regulator, whose translation MDYQQVNDYLTSIFNNVLVIEEVSLRGSRFKDISIKEMHTIDVIGKFPEATPSKVSKELMVTLGTVTTSLNNLERKGYIERIRSDQDRRVVYLHLTKQGRLVHRLHKRFHKAMVEKIIDGMSPEEKEVMGRGLTNLYQFLEDLK comes from the coding sequence TTGGACTACCAACAAGTAAATGATTATCTAACATCTATTTTCAACAATGTCCTTGTGATCGAGGAGGTTAGCTTACGAGGTAGTCGATTCAAAGACATCTCCATCAAAGAAATGCACACGATCGATGTGATTGGGAAGTTCCCGGAGGCAACGCCAAGTAAGGTTTCAAAAGAACTGATGGTAACTCTTGGGACAGTGACGACGAGTTTGAATAACCTGGAGAGAAAAGGTTATATTGAGCGTATTCGTTCTGACCAAGACCGTCGAGTGGTCTATCTGCATTTGACAAAGCAAGGTCGTTTGGTTCACCGTCTTCATAAACGGTTCCACAAGGCTATGGTCGAAAAAATCATCGATGGCATGAGCCCTGAGGAAAAAGAAGTCATGGGCAGAGGCTTAACGAACCTTTATCAATTTTTGGAGGATTTGAAATAA
- a CDS encoding enoyl-CoA hydratase, with translation MNHILYQIVDDLAIITLNRPEVANGFHIPMCEEILEALTLAEQDQAVQFILINANGKVFSVGGDLVEMKRAVDEDDIPSLTKIAELVNTISYKIKQIPKPILMEVDGAVAGAAANMAVAVDFCIATDKAKFIQAFVGVGLAPDAGGIHLLSRSIGVTRAAQLAMTGEALTAEKALEWGVVYRVCEVDKLEKTREQVLKKLRRGSANSYAAIKKLVWESQFKDWQNYAELELELQESLSLTEDFKEGVRAHSERRRPKFTGM, from the coding sequence ATGAATCATATCTTATATCAGATCGTAGATGATCTGGCTATCATTACTTTGAATCGTCCCGAAGTGGCAAATGGTTTTCATATCCCAATGTGTGAGGAAATTTTAGAAGCTTTGACTCTAGCGGAGCAGGACCAAGCTGTGCAGTTCATCTTGATTAATGCGAATGGGAAGGTCTTTTCAGTTGGAGGAGACTTGGTTGAGATGAAACGAGCAGTAGACGAAGATGATATTCCTTCACTGACAAAAATTGCTGAGTTAGTTAATACAATTTCCTATAAGATCAAGCAAATACCCAAGCCAATTTTGATGGAAGTAGATGGAGCCGTTGCAGGAGCTGCAGCCAATATGGCTGTAGCGGTTGATTTTTGTATAGCAACAGACAAAGCCAAGTTCATTCAAGCCTTTGTAGGGGTTGGCTTGGCTCCTGATGCAGGAGGTATTCATCTCTTGAGTCGTAGCATCGGGGTAACACGGGCTGCACAACTTGCCATGACAGGTGAAGCCTTGACTGCTGAAAAAGCGCTAGAATGGGGCGTGGTATACCGTGTTTGTGAAGTTGACAAATTAGAAAAAACAAGAGAACAAGTTCTGAAAAAATTAAGAAGAGGTTCAGCAAACTCATACGCAGCGATTAAAAAGTTAGTTTGGGAAAGTCAATTTAAGGATTGGCAGAATTATGCCGAATTAGAATTGGAATTACAAGAATCGTTATCTCTAACTGAAGATTTTAAAGAAGGAGTTCGAGCACATTCTGAAAGAAGAAGACCAAAATTTACAGGAATGTAA
- a CDS encoding aspartate kinase — protein MKVVKFGGSSLASAGQLEKVLNIVKSDKERRFVVVSAPGKRNAEDSKVTDALIKYYRDYVAGNDISASQSWIIDRYAAMVSELGLKPAVLEKISKSIRALATLPIEDNEFLYDTFLAAGENNNAKLIAAYFNQNGIDARYVHPREAGIVVTSEPGNARIIPSSYDKIEGLADSTEVLVIPGFFGVTKENQICTFSRGGSDITGSIIAAGVKADLYENFTDVDGIFAAHPGIIHQPHSIPELTYREMRELAYAGFSVLHDEALLPAYRGKIPLVIKNTNNPDHPGTRIVLEHSSDKFPVVGIAGDSGFVSINMSKYLMNREVGFGRKVLQILEDLNIGWEHMPTGIDDLSIILRSRELTPIKEEEILRQLVQKAEVDHAEIEHDLSIIMIVGEKMKSHIGVTATATRALSEDKINIQMMSQGSSEVSIMFVVNKEQEKAAIKALYHAFFGESKED, from the coding sequence ATGAAGGTTGTAAAATTTGGCGGAAGCTCGCTTGCCTCTGCTGGTCAGTTAGAAAAAGTTTTAAACATCGTTAAAAGTGATAAAGAACGCCGTTTTGTAGTCGTTTCTGCACCCGGCAAACGCAATGCTGAAGATAGCAAGGTGACCGATGCCTTGATCAAATACTATCGTGACTATGTGGCTGGAAATGACATCAGTGCTAGCCAAAGCTGGATCATTGATCGTTATGCCGCTATGGTTAGTGAACTAGGGTTAAAACCTGCTGTTTTAGAAAAAATCTCTAAAAGTATTCGAGCCTTGGCAACTCTTCCTATAGAGGACAATGAATTTCTCTATGATACCTTCCTAGCGGCTGGAGAAAATAACAATGCCAAATTGATTGCAGCCTACTTTAACCAAAACGGCATTGATGCACGCTATGTTCACCCAAGAGAAGCTGGAATTGTTGTCACAAGTGAACCAGGAAACGCACGTATCATTCCATCTAGTTATGACAAGATTGAAGGCTTGGCTGATAGCACCGAAGTCCTTGTTATCCCTGGTTTCTTTGGTGTGACTAAGGAAAATCAAATCTGTACTTTTTCACGTGGTGGTTCAGATATTACAGGTTCTATCATTGCAGCAGGTGTTAAGGCTGATCTCTATGAGAACTTTACAGACGTAGATGGTATCTTTGCTGCCCATCCTGGTATTATCCACCAACCGCACTCCATTCCTGAATTAACCTACCGTGAAATGCGTGAGTTGGCTTACGCTGGATTTTCAGTTCTTCATGACGAAGCCCTTCTTCCTGCCTACCGAGGAAAAATTCCTCTTGTCATCAAGAATACCAACAACCCTGACCACCCAGGAACACGCATTGTTTTAGAACACAGTAGTGATAAATTCCCAGTAGTAGGGATTGCAGGTGACTCAGGATTCGTCAGCATAAACATGTCTAAATACCTCATGAACCGCGAAGTCGGATTTGGTCGCAAGGTTCTGCAAATCCTTGAGGACCTCAACATCGGTTGGGAACACATGCCTACAGGTATCGACGATCTTTCAATCATCCTCCGCTCCCGTGAATTAACTCCTATCAAAGAAGAAGAAATTCTACGTCAACTCGTTCAAAAAGCTGAAGTGGACCATGCTGAAATCGAACATGACCTTTCCATCATTATGATTGTTGGAGAAAAGATGAAGAGCCATATCGGGGTAACTGCTACTGCAACACGTGCTTTGTCTGAGGATAAAATCAACATCCAGATGATGTCCCAAGGTTCAAGTGAAGTTTCCATAATGTTTGTTGTCAATAAAGAGCAAGAAAAAGCAGCTATCAAGGCTCTCTATCATGCCTTTTTTGGTGAAAGTAAGGAAGACTAA
- a CDS encoding DUF956 family protein gives MAQSLNQVINLQTTGTSYLSISGKVGKFLIGDQALEFYPDVNVEQYIQIPWSSIQQIGANVSGRKISRHFEVFTDQGKFLFASKDSGAILKIARKKLGNDKVVKLPTLLQTIGQKLKNLFAKK, from the coding sequence ATGGCCCAATCACTCAATCAAGTCATTAACCTCCAAACCACTGGGACATCTTACCTCTCTATCTCTGGAAAAGTTGGAAAATTTTTAATCGGGGATCAAGCCTTAGAGTTTTATCCTGATGTCAATGTCGAACAATATATACAAATCCCTTGGTCCAGCATTCAGCAAATAGGAGCTAATGTAAGTGGTCGCAAGATCAGCCGTCACTTTGAAGTCTTCACTGATCAAGGAAAATTCCTTTTTGCTTCAAAAGACTCTGGAGCTATCCTCAAAATCGCTCGGAAAAAATTAGGAAACGACAAGGTTGTGAAACTTCCGACTCTACTCCAGACCATTGGACAAAAACTTAAAAATCTATTTGCAAAAAAGTAG
- the serS gene encoding serine--tRNA ligase — MLDIKRIRTDFDAVAEKLATRGVDAAILNEMKEIDAKRRDILVKVETLKAERNTVSAEIAQAKRNKENADDKIAAMQTLSAEVKALDAELADIDAKLTEFTTTLPNIPADSVPVGADEDDNVEVRRWGTPREFDFEPKAHWDLGEDLGILDWERGGKVTGARFLFYKGLGARLERAIYNFMLDEHGKEGYTEVITPYIVNHDSMFGTGQYPKFKEDTFELKDTNYVLIPTAEVPLTNYYRDEILDGKDLPIYFTAMSPSFRSEAGSAGRDTRGLIRLHQFHKVEMVKFAKPEESYEELEKMTANAENILQKLNLPYRVVALSTGDMGFSAAKTYDLEVWIPAQNTYREISSCSNTEDFQARRAQIRYRDEADGKVKLLHTLNGSGLAVGRTVAAILENYQNEDGSVTIPEALRPYMGGAEVIKP, encoded by the coding sequence ATGTTAGATATTAAACGTATTCGCACAGATTTTGATGCTGTCGCTGAAAAATTAGCTACACGTGGTGTAGATGCTGCTATCTTAAATGAGATGAAAGAAATCGATGCTAAACGTCGTGACATCTTGGTCAAGGTTGAAACGCTCAAAGCAGAACGTAACACAGTTTCTGCTGAGATTGCCCAAGCCAAGCGCAACAAGGAAAATGCCGATGATAAGATTGCTGCGATGCAAACCCTATCTGCTGAAGTCAAAGCCTTGGATGCTGAATTGGCAGACATCGATGCTAAATTGACAGAATTTACCACTACTCTTCCAAACATCCCTGCTGACAGTGTTCCTGTTGGAGCTGATGAAGATGACAATGTGGAAGTCCGTCGTTGGGGGACTCCACGTGAGTTTGACTTCGAGCCAAAAGCTCACTGGGATCTTGGTGAAGACCTTGGTATCCTTGACTGGGAACGTGGCGGTAAAGTAACGGGCGCTCGTTTCCTCTTCTATAAAGGACTTGGGGCTCGTTTGGAACGTGCTATCTACAACTTCATGTTGGATGAGCATGGTAAAGAAGGCTATACGGAAGTTATCACACCTTACATTGTTAACCATGACTCAATGTTTGGTACTGGTCAATATCCAAAATTTAAGGAAGACACTTTTGAATTGAAAGACACTAATTATGTCCTTATTCCTACCGCAGAAGTGCCTTTGACAAACTACTATCGCGATGAAATCCTTGACGGTAAAGACCTACCAATCTACTTTACCGCTATGAGTCCATCTTTCCGTTCTGAGGCTGGTTCAGCTGGTCGTGATACACGTGGCTTGATTCGTCTGCACCAATTCCACAAGGTTGAAATGGTCAAATTTGCCAAACCAGAAGAATCTTACGAAGAATTGGAAAAAATGACAGCAAACGCCGAAAACATCCTTCAAAAACTCAATCTTCCGTACCGTGTCGTTGCCCTCTCTACTGGGGACATGGGCTTCTCAGCTGCTAAGACTTACGACTTGGAAGTTTGGATTCCAGCCCAAAATACCTATCGTGAAATCTCAAGCTGTTCAAATACAGAAGATTTCCAAGCCCGTCGTGCCCAAATCCGTTACCGTGATGAAGCAGATGGCAAGGTGAAACTTCTCCACACCTTGAATGGTTCTGGACTTGCAGTTGGACGTACAGTGGCTGCCATTCTTGAAAACTACCAAAATGAAGATGGTTCTGTAACCATTCCAGAAGCACTTCGTCCATATATGGGTGGAGCTGAAGTTATCAAACCATAA
- a CDS encoding TDT family transporter has translation MKKLPLVFSGCLLGLAGAGNLVLDMLPILSYILSLTGLILWVYFLILHLFNWKETKQELTKPPLLSGMATFPMAGMILSTYVFRVFPALSLLAQGIWWFSFLLDLTLIATFTIKFACPGRRVNATPSWTVLYVGIAVAALTYPLVGIIEIAYATLIFGFVLTFYLYPLIYSDLKKDPLPVALLGQEGIYCAPFSLLLASLVRVGGAGLPTWLLIVMILASQSFFFFVLTRLPNILKQGFQPAFSALTFPTIITATSLKMAQGILKLPFLDYLVLAETVICLTILFFVLGAYLIWLRKKV, from the coding sequence ATGAAAAAACTCCCCTTAGTATTTTCAGGTTGTTTGCTAGGTTTGGCAGGAGCTGGGAATCTCGTTTTAGATATGTTGCCGATTCTGTCCTATATATTGAGTCTGACAGGTTTGATTTTGTGGGTTTACTTTTTAATTTTGCATCTGTTTAATTGGAAAGAAACCAAGCAAGAATTGACCAAGCCCCCTCTTTTGTCAGGAATGGCAACCTTTCCCATGGCTGGGATGATTTTATCGACCTATGTCTTTCGCGTATTCCCTGCTCTTTCTTTGCTAGCACAAGGAATCTGGTGGTTTTCCTTTCTCTTGGATTTGACTTTGATTGCTACTTTTACCATCAAATTTGCCTGTCCGGGTCGGAGGGTCAATGCGACTCCAAGTTGGACGGTACTCTATGTGGGAATAGCAGTAGCAGCCTTGACCTATCCTCTTGTCGGAATCATTGAAATTGCCTATGCAACCTTGATTTTTGGTTTTGTCTTGACCTTCTATCTCTATCCGCTTATTTATAGCGATTTAAAGAAAGATCCACTCCCAGTGGCCTTGCTTGGACAGGAAGGAATCTACTGTGCTCCCTTTTCCCTACTCTTAGCTTCTCTAGTTCGAGTTGGAGGAGCAGGCCTACCGACTTGGCTCTTGATTGTCATGATTTTGGCATCTCAGTCCTTCTTTTTCTTTGTTTTAACTCGCCTACCTAATATTTTAAAACAAGGCTTTCAACCAGCCTTCTCAGCCCTCACCTTCCCAACCATTATCACAGCTACTTCGCTCAAGATGGCTCAGGGAATTTTGAAACTTCCATTTCTGGATTATCTGGTATTGGCTGAAACCGTTATTTGCCTCACTATTTTATTCTTTGTCTTGGGTGCTTATCTGATTTGGTTACGAAAAAAGGTCTAG
- a CDS encoding acyl-CoA dehydrogenase family protein: MGFFSEEFLSWLDQHADEIDKQSCEAGEQLIERIAAEGAFRVGVPESLGGSDGSDQDVIDILAELAQHSLTASFISWGQRTLIDNILHSENSYLKENYLEKLLSGEYAGATALSNAVKYLSDLEELNVYIIEENGQFYLKGRLPWVTNARRNRFLTIFVAGFADDPSKSYVVAVPSDAENFSRSEDLEFVSLQGGNTAALTFNRVPLKEEWILSKNAKEFLTQNRPAFLGYQFGLAFGLAERSLSEVEKELGKRSVLTDEWQYQVEQLDAIRQALYQGLSDRSYFVTNPRELFQLRIDIVDIVAQSLLLELQAGGGRGYFSKSTSGFIRRWNEGAFLPIVSPSAVQLRHILATS, translated from the coding sequence ATGGGATTTTTTTCCGAAGAGTTTTTGAGCTGGTTGGACCAGCATGCTGATGAAATTGATAAACAGTCTTGTGAGGCTGGAGAGCAACTGATTGAAAGGATTGCAGCAGAAGGAGCTTTTCGTGTAGGTGTTCCAGAATCTCTCGGCGGTTCAGACGGAAGCGATCAAGATGTCATTGATATCCTTGCAGAACTTGCACAACATTCCTTGACGGCCTCCTTTATTTCTTGGGGACAACGCACCCTAATTGACAATATTCTCCATTCAGAGAATTCCTATTTGAAAGAAAACTATCTGGAAAAACTCTTGTCTGGTGAATATGCAGGCGCAACTGCCTTGTCTAATGCGGTCAAGTATTTATCTGATTTAGAAGAGCTGAATGTTTATATCATCGAAGAAAATGGACAATTTTATCTAAAAGGGCGACTGCCATGGGTAACCAATGCCCGTAGAAATCGTTTCTTAACCATTTTTGTAGCAGGTTTTGCTGATGATCCAAGTAAAAGTTATGTGGTGGCTGTGCCATCAGATGCAGAGAATTTTAGTCGTTCGGAAGACTTAGAATTCGTTTCTCTTCAGGGAGGAAACACGGCTGCTTTGACCTTTAATCGGGTTCCTTTAAAAGAAGAGTGGATTCTATCCAAGAACGCTAAAGAATTTTTAACTCAAAATCGTCCCGCATTTTTAGGTTACCAATTTGGTTTGGCTTTTGGTTTAGCTGAACGCTCTCTATCAGAAGTAGAAAAAGAATTGGGGAAACGAAGTGTATTAACAGATGAATGGCAATATCAGGTAGAGCAGTTAGATGCTATTCGACAAGCTCTTTATCAGGGATTGTCTGACCGGTCTTATTTCGTTACCAATCCGCGTGAACTCTTTCAGTTAAGAATAGACATTGTGGACATAGTTGCTCAAAGTCTGCTATTAGAGTTACAAGCTGGTGGAGGTAGAGGCTACTTTAGCAAATCAACATCTGGTTTTATCCGTCGTTGGAATGAAGGAGCCTTTCTTCCGATTGTTTCTCCAAGCGCTGTTCAGTTGCGCCATATCTTAGCAACGAGTTAA
- a CDS encoding carboxymuconolactone decarboxylase family protein, with translation MTTFTIHTVESAPAEVKEVLETVQKDNNGYIPNLIGLLANAPTALEAYRTVGAINRRNSLTPVEREVVQITAAVTNGCAFCVAGHTAFSIKQIQMNDDLLQALRNRTPIETDPKLDTLAKFTLAVINTKGRVGDEALSEFLEAGYTQQNALDVVLGVSLASLCNYANNLANTPINPELQPYA, from the coding sequence ATGACAACATTTACCATCCACACAGTAGAATCAGCACCAGCAGAAGTAAAAGAAGTTCTTGAAACAGTACAAAAAGACAACAACGGCTATATTCCCAACCTAATCGGTCTCTTGGCCAATGCCCCAACCGCGCTTGAAGCCTACCGAACTGTCGGAGCTATCAACCGCCGCAATAGCCTGACACCAGTGGAACGCGAAGTAGTACAAATCACAGCTGCCGTAACCAATGGTTGTGCTTTCTGCGTCGCAGGTCACACAGCCTTTTCAATCAAACAAATCCAGATGAATGATGATCTTCTACAAGCTCTCCGCAACCGCACTCCGATTGAAACAGATCCTAAATTGGACACCCTAGCTAAGTTTACCTTGGCGGTCATCAATACCAAAGGGCGTGTAGGAGATGAAGCCCTTAGTGAATTTTTGGAAGCTGGCTACACGCAACAAAATGCCTTGGATGTGGTTCTCGGTGTTAGTCTTGCTAGCCTTTGCAACTATGCTAACAACCTAGCCAATACGCCAATTAATCCAGAATTGCAACCTTATGCATAA
- a CDS encoding alanine/glycine:cation symporter family protein — MLEMLKALDAFVWGPPLLILLVGTGIYLTIRLGLLQVARLPKAFQLIFIKDKGHGDVSSFAALCTALAATVGTGNIIGVATAIKVGGPGALFWMWMAAFFGMATKYAEGLLAIKYRTKDANGAVAGGPMHYILLGMGEKWRPLAIFFALAGVLVALLGIGTFTQVNSITESIQNTAQVDPAITALILSILVGIAVFGGLKSISKVSTAVVPFMAIVYILGTLTVILFNIEKIPATLALIFTSAFSPAAAVGGFAGASIRMAIQNGVARGVFSNESGLGSAPIAAAAAKTNEPVEQGLISMTGTFIDTLIICTLTGLTILVTGVWSGDLNGVALTQSAFSTVFSHFGPSLLTIFLVLFAFTTILGWNYYGERCFEFLFGVRFIWLYRVVFVVMVLLGGFIELDMVWIIADIVNALMALPNLIALLVLSPVVIAETKKYFKH; from the coding sequence ATGTTAGAAATGCTTAAAGCCCTTGATGCTTTCGTTTGGGGGCCTCCCCTCTTGATCTTATTGGTCGGAACGGGTATCTATTTGACCATCCGACTAGGCCTTTTGCAGGTAGCTCGTCTCCCTAAGGCCTTTCAGTTGATCTTTATCAAGGATAAGGGGCATGGCGATGTGTCGAGCTTTGCTGCTCTCTGTACGGCTCTAGCAGCCACCGTTGGTACGGGAAATATCATCGGGGTCGCAACAGCCATTAAGGTTGGGGGACCAGGGGCCCTCTTTTGGATGTGGATGGCGGCCTTCTTTGGGATGGCGACCAAGTATGCCGAAGGCTTGCTGGCCATCAAATATCGCACAAAGGATGCAAATGGAGCTGTAGCTGGAGGACCCATGCATTACATCCTTTTGGGGATGGGAGAAAAGTGGCGTCCACTTGCTATCTTCTTTGCCCTAGCGGGTGTATTGGTAGCCCTTCTAGGGATTGGTACCTTTACCCAAGTCAATTCGATTACAGAATCCATTCAAAATACAGCCCAAGTTGATCCAGCTATCACAGCTCTGATTTTATCCATCTTGGTGGGTATTGCCGTCTTTGGTGGACTCAAATCCATATCAAAAGTTTCGACAGCAGTTGTTCCTTTTATGGCTATTGTCTATATTTTAGGGACTCTTACAGTTATTCTCTTTAATATCGAGAAAATCCCAGCCACACTTGCTCTCATCTTTACTTCAGCCTTTAGTCCAGCTGCTGCGGTAGGTGGTTTTGCAGGTGCCAGTATTCGGATGGCTATCCAAAATGGTGTGGCGCGGGGAGTCTTCTCTAACGAATCTGGTCTTGGTTCTGCTCCCATTGCAGCGGCTGCAGCTAAGACAAATGAGCCTGTCGAGCAAGGCTTGATTTCCATGACAGGAACCTTTATTGATACCCTTATTATCTGTACTCTGACAGGTCTAACAATCTTGGTAACTGGGGTTTGGAGTGGTGATTTGAATGGGGTTGCCTTGACCCAGTCAGCCTTTTCAACAGTTTTTTCACATTTTGGACCTTCCCTCTTGACCATTTTCCTTGTACTCTTTGCCTTTACGACGATTCTCGGATGGAACTATTACGGAGAACGCTGTTTTGAGTTTCTCTTTGGTGTTCGTTTTATCTGGCTTTACCGTGTAGTCTTTGTAGTCATGGTCTTGTTGGGAGGATTTATCGAGTTGGATATGGTCTGGATTATTGCAGATATCGTCAATGCCTTGATGGCTTTACCAAACTTGATTGCCCTCTTAGTCTTGTCGCCAGTCGTCATTGCTGAGACTAAAAAGTATTTTAAACACTAA